In Ostrea edulis chromosome 4, xbOstEdul1.1, whole genome shotgun sequence, a single window of DNA contains:
- the LOC125670388 gene encoding platelet endothelial aggregation receptor 1-like gives MRLLRLLVFITFVYHVDGQCLNGTYGPPSCSKRCGFCRNADPCDKMTGACEGCAAGYQGILCQSGCSMGFYGENCRLRCDTCVYNSCDAVNGTCKNTTSQPTESTSPVSIFSTEATQPPTTTQKKGLVFDSPAVLLGLSVPMLALVGAGTVIFFLIIAIICHTLINKCCPRKSQVEPTYTAKRKRSERSMSFVYKKWSSKPT, from the exons TTGATGGTCAGTGTTTGAATGGGACGTATGGCCCTCCATCGTGTTCCAAACGCTGCGGGTTCTGTCGAAATGCTGACCCCTGTGATAAGATGACAGGGGCATGCGAGGGCTGTGCTGCAGGGTACCAGGGCATTCTGTGTCAGTCAG GGTGTTCGATGGGTTTTTATGGTGAAAACTGTCGTTTGCGCTGTGACACATGTGTTTACAACTCGTGTGACGCGGTGAATGGCACCTGCAAAAATACGACATCCCAACCGACAGAAAGTACATCACCCGTCTCCATATTCTCCACAGAAGCGACCCAACCGCCCACTACTACTCAAA AAAAAGGACTCGTTTTCGACAGTCCGGCTGTGCTCCTTGGATTATCCGTCCCCATGTTGGCTTTGGTTGGAGCAGGGACAGTTATATTTTTCCTTATCATCGCTATAATATGCCATACCTTAATCAACAA ATGTTGTCCCAGGAAGTCGCAAGTTGAACCAACATACACGGCGAAAAGAAAGCGATCCGAAAGAAG TATGTCATTTGTTTACAAGAAATGGTCATCCAAACCCACATAG
- the LOC125668976 gene encoding uncharacterized protein LOC125668976: MQTSFMLLASREAVYITTVISYITTLISYITTVISYITTVTSPQSSVTPGKKKYTSSPQSSVTSSQSSVISPQSSVTSPQSLVTSPQSLVTSPQSLVTSSQSSVTSSQSSVTSPQSSVTSPQLHHHSHQLHQERKNTHHHHSHQLHHHSHQLHHHSHQLHHHSHQLHHHSYITTVISYTRKEKIHIITTVSSYITTVISYITTVISYITTVISYISTVISYIATVISYITTVISYITTVISYITTVISYITTVISYIATVISYITTVISYITTVISYIATLISYVATLISYITTVISYITTVTSPQSSVTSPQSSVTSPHSSVTSPQSSVTSPQLHHHSHQLHRHSHQLHHHSHQLHHHSQQLHHHSHQLHHHSYITTVISYITTVTSPHSSVTSPQSSVTSPQLHHHSHQLHHHSYITTVISYITTVISYISTVISYISTVISYIATVISYITTVISYIITVISYITTVIRYITTLISYITTVIRYITTVISYITTLISYITTLISYIATLISYITTVISYITTVTSPHYITTVISYITTVISYITTVISYITTVIRYITTVISYITTVISYITTVIRYITTVISYITTVISYITTVISYITTVISYIATLISYITTVTSYITTVASPQSSVTSPQSSVTSPHSSITSPQSSATSPHSSVTLPQSSVTSPHSSVTSPQSSVTSPQLHHHSHHFITTVIRYITTVISYITTVISYITTVISYITTLISYITTVISYITTVISYIATLISYITTVISYITTVISYITTVISYITTVIRYITTVISYITTVISYITTVIRYITTVISYITTVISYITTVISYITTVISYIATLISYITTVTSYITTVASPQSSVTSPQSSVTSPHSSITSPQSSATSPHSSVTLPQSSVTSPHSSVTSPQSSVTSPQLHHHISSPQSSDTSPQSSVTSPQSSVTSPQSSAASPQSCHQLHHHSYITTVISYITTVISYITTVISYIATVISYITTVASPHSSVSSPQSSDTSPQSSVTSPQ, encoded by the exons ATGCAGACCAGCTTCATGCTGTTAGCATCAAGGGAAGCAGT TTACATAACCACAGTCATCAGTTACATCACCACACTCATCAGTTACATCACCACAGTCATCAGTTACATCACCACAGTTACATCACCACAGTCATCAGTTACACCAGGAAAGAAAAAATACACATCATCACCACAGTCATCAGTTACATCATCACAGTCATCAGTTATATCACCACAGTCATCAGTTACATCACCACAGTCATTAGTTACATCACCACAGTCATTAGTTACATCTCCACAGTCATTAGTTACATCATCACAGTCATCAGTTACATCATCACAGTCATCAGTTACATCACCACAGTCATCAGTTACATCACCACAGTTACATCACCACAGTCATCAGTTACACCAGGAAAGAAAAAATACACATCATCACCACAGTCATCAGTTACATCATCACAGTCATCAGTTACATCATCACAGTCATCAGTTGCATCACCACAGTCATCAGTTACATCACCACAGTTACATCACCACAGTCATCAGTTACACCAGGAAAGAAAAAATACACATCATCACCACAGTCAGCAGCTACATCACCACAGTCATCAGTTACATCACCACAGTCATCAGTTACATCACCACAGTCATTAGTTACATCTCCACAGTCATTAGTTACATCGCCACAGTCATCAGTTACATTACCACAGTCATTAGTTACATTACCACAGTCATCAGTTATATCACCACAGTCATCAGTTACATCACCACAGTCATCAGTTACATCGCCACAGTCATCAGTTACATCACCACAGTCATCAGTTACATCACCACAGTCATCAGTTACATCGCCACACTCATCAGCTACGTCGCCACACTCATCAGTTACATCACCACAGTCATCAGTTACATCACCACAGTTACATCACCACAGTCATCAGTTACATCACCACAGTCATCAGTTACATCGCCACACTCATCAGTTACATCACCACAGTCATCAGTTACATCACCACAGTTACATCACCACAGTCATCAGTTACATCGCCACAGTCATCAGTTACATCACCACAGTCATCAGTTACATCACCACAGTCAGCAGCTACATCACCACAGTCATCAGTTACATCACCACAGTTACATCACCACAGTCATCAGTTACATCACCACAGTTACATCGCCACACTCATCAGTTACATCACCACAGTCATCAGTTACATCACCACAGTTACATCACCACAGTCATCAGTTACATCACCACAGTTACATCACCACAGTCATCAGTTACATCACCACAGTCATCAGTTACATCTCCACAGTCATTAGTTACATCTCCACAGTCATTAGTTACATCGCCACAGTCATCAGTTACATAACCACAGTCATCAGTTATATCATCACAGTCATCAGTTACATCACCACAGTCATCAGATACATCACCACACTCATCAGTTACATCACCACAGTCATCAGATACATCACCACAGTCATCAGTTACATCACCACACTCATCAGTTACATCACCACACTCATCAGTTACATCGCCACACTCATCAGTTACATCACCACAGTCATCAGCTACATCACCACAGTTACATCACCACA TTACATCACCACAGTCATCAGTTACATCACCACAGTCATCAGTTACATCACCACAGTCATCAGCTACATCACTACAGTCATCAGATACATCACCACAGTCATCAGTTACATCACCACAGTCATCAGCTACATCACCACAGTCATCAGATACATCACCACAGTCATCAGTTACATCACCACAGTCATCAGTTACATCACCACAGTCATCAGTTACATCACCACAGTCATCAGTTACATCGCCACACTCATCAGTTACATCACCACAGTCACCAGTTACATCACCACAGTTGCATCACCACAGTCATCAGTTACATCACCACAGTCATCAGTTACATCACCACACTCATCAATTACATCACCACAGTCATCAGCTACATCACCACATTCATCAGTTACATTACCACAGTCATCAGTTACATCACCACACTCATCAGTTACATCACCACAGTCATCAGTTACATCACCACAGTTACATCACCACAGTCATCA TTTCATCACCACAGTCATCAGATACATCACCACAGTCATCAGTTACATCACCACAGTAATCAGTTACATCACCACAGTCATCAGTTACATCACCACACTCATCAGTTACATCACCACAGTCATCAGTTACATCACCACAGTCATCAGTTACATCGCCACACTCATCAGTTACATCACCACAGTCATCAGTTACATCACCACAGTCATCAGTTACATCACCACAGTCATCAGCTACATCACTACAGTCATCAGATACATCACCACAGTCATCAGTTACATCACCACAGTCATCAGCTACATCACCACAGTCATCAGATACATCACCACAGTCATCAGTTACATCACCACAGTCATCAGTTACATCACCACAGTCATCAGTTACATCACCACAGTCATCAGTTACATCGCCACACTCATCAGTTACATCACCACAGTCACCAGTTACATCACCACAGTTGCATCACCACAGTCATCAGTTACATCACCACAGTCATCAGTTACATCACCACACTCATCAATTACATCACCACAGTCATCAGCTACATCACCACATTCATCAGTTACATTACCACAGTCATCAGTTACATCACCACACTCATCAGTTACATCACCACAGTCATCAGTTACATCACCACAGTTACATCACCACA TTTCATCACCACAGTCATCAGATACATCACCACAGTCATCAGTTACATCACCACAGTCATCAGTTACATCGCCACAGTCATCAGCTGCATCGCCACAGTCATGTCATCAGTTACATCACCACAGTTACATTACCACAGTCATCAGTTACATCACCACAGTAATCAGTTACATCACCACAGTCATTAGTTACATCGCCACAGTCATCAGTTACATTACCACAGTTGCATCACCACATTCATCAGTTTCATCACCACAGTCATCAGATACATCACCACAGTCATCAGTTACATCACCACAGTAA